The genomic interval TCTGGAATGGACCCGGAGCGGCTGGATGAAGTCGTGAGCCGCATCCTCCAGCTTGGCCATGACTGGCTTCGCGACCAGCGTCCTTCCATCGCCCGAGAGCTCGATCGGCCGCCTGGCTGATCCCGGCTGGGCGGTCCACCTCCGCGGCAGGCCGTTTTGCGTTGGCACACGCCTCGCCCGTAGTTTCTCCCGCCGTCAGGGCTATCCGCCGCTTCGCAGGGGCGAGGCGCGCCTCGCCTGCGGACGCTGGCCTGATGCGCCGAACCCGCGAAATGCGCCGAAGGAGCCCGCGAAGGCGGGCTTTGCGCAGTTGTTGCCGCGGCTTCAGCCGCCCCGAACGGATGACGCACCGAGGCTGGCACTCATCACTCGCACTTCGCACCTCGCACTTCGCACTTTGATGGGCAGAACCATCGCACTGGACTACGGCGAGCGGCGGATCGGGGTCGCCGTCTCGGACCCGACGAGGACGATCGCGTCGCCGCTCGTCACGCTGCACCGGCGGCCGGGGAAACGGCCGCCGTGGGCGGAGATCGCGAAGCTCGTCGAGGAGCACGAGGCGGACGAGGCGGTGGTGGGGCTGCCGCTGGACCTGGCGGGCGAGGAGAGCGCGTGGACGGCCGAGGTGCGCCAGTTCGGCGAGGACCTGGCGCGGCGCACGGGGCTGCCGGTGCACTGGGTGGACGAGCGCCTCACCTCCGTGCGCGCCGAGCGTGCCGTGCGCGGCATGGGGCTGAAGAAGAGCGCCCGCGAGGAGAAGGAGCGCGTCGACTCCACCGCCGCCGCCCTGATCCTGGAAGGCTGGCTCACGCTCCGCCGCTCCCGCGCCGCGGAGGGCGAATCGTGAGCACCCCTCCCCGCCCCCGTACTTCCGTACTCCCGTACTCCCGTACTCCCGTACTTTCGCACTTTCGCACTCTCGCACTCTCGCACTTCCGCACCGTCCTCGCCCTCGCGCTGACGGCCGCCTCCCTCGCCTGCGGTGGCGACCCGCACGGCCCGCCCGTCCGCGTCACCGTGCCGCGCGCCAGCGGGCTCTCCGCCGTGGCCGACTCGCTCGCGGCGCGGGAGATCATCGACTCGCCGGGGCGCTTCAAGCTGTACGCGCGGATGCAGGGCGCGGCCACGAAGATCAAGCCCGGCGTCTACGAGTTCCGGCGCGGCACCGCGTGGTCCGGGATTCTCCAGAAGCTGGTCTCGGGCGACGTGGTGAAGGTGCGCGTGGTGATCCCCGAGGGGTGGACGCTGCGCCAGATCGCCGGGCGCATCGCCGCGAACACGGGGATGCAGCCCGACTCCGTCTTCGCGCTGCTCTTCGACACCGCCGCGGCGCGCAGGCACGGCGTCCCCGGGCCCACGCTGGAGGGCTACCTCTACCCCGCCACCTACGTCTTCCCCATGGGGACGTCGGTCGAGACGATGGCGCGGGAGATGGTGCGCAACTACAAGGGCGCGTGGACCCCGGAGATGAGGCAGCGCGCGCAGGCGCTGGGGATGAGCGAGCGGGAGGCGGTGACGCTCGCCTCCATCGTCGAGCGCGAGGCGAAGGTGTGGAGCGAGCGGCCCACCATCGCCGCCGTCTACCACAACCGGCTGAAGCGGGGGATGCGGCTCCAGGCCGACCCCACGGTGCAGTACGCGCTGGGCGTGCAGCGCGCGCGGCTCCTCTACCGCGACATCCGCTCCGTGGGCGAGAACCCGTACAACACCTACACGCACGCGGGGCTGCCGCCGGGCCCGATCGCCTCGCCCAGCAAGGGCGCCATCGAGGCCACCCTGAGCCCCGCCGCCGCCGACTACCTCTACTTCGTCGCCCGGCCGAACGGCACCCACGTCTTCACCCGCACCCTGGCCGAGCACAACGCCGCCAAGCGCGCCGCCCAGCGCGAGGCCCGCGCCGCCGCCCGCGCCCCGGGGCGATGAGCGGCCTGGCGGACCGGCTGCGGCTGATCGTGGTCACCGACCCGGACTGCGGCGAGGGGCGGGCGGTGCTCGAGGTGGTGCGCGCGGCGCTCCGGGGCGGCGCGCCCGCGATCCAGCTGCGCGGCAAGGAGATGGCGGCGCGGGAGATGGCGGAGCTCGCGCGGGCGCTGCTCGCCGAGACGCGCGCGGCGGGGGCGCTGCTGTTCGTCAACGACCGCGTGGACGTGGCGCTCGCGGCCGGCGCGGACGGCGCGCACGTGGGGCAGGACGACCTCCCCGCCGCGGCGGCGCGGGCGATCGCGCCCCCCGGCTTCCTCCTGGGCGTCTCGGCGGAAGACCCGGAGCTCGCGCGGCGGGCGGAGCGCGACGGCGCGGACTACGTCGGCACCGGCCCCGTCTACCCCACCGGGAGCAAGGCCGGCGCGGGCGAGGCGGTGGGCGTCGGCCGCATCGCCGGGGTCGCGGCGGCGGTC from Longimicrobium sp. carries:
- the ruvX gene encoding Holliday junction resolvase RuvX translates to MGRTIALDYGERRIGVAVSDPTRTIASPLVTLHRRPGKRPPWAEIAKLVEEHEADEAVVGLPLDLAGEESAWTAEVRQFGEDLARRTGLPVHWVDERLTSVRAERAVRGMGLKKSAREEKERVDSTAAALILEGWLTLRRSRAAEGES
- the mltG gene encoding endolytic transglycosylase MltG, with the translated sequence MPRASGLSAVADSLAAREIIDSPGRFKLYARMQGAATKIKPGVYEFRRGTAWSGILQKLVSGDVVKVRVVIPEGWTLRQIAGRIAANTGMQPDSVFALLFDTAAARRHGVPGPTLEGYLYPATYVFPMGTSVETMAREMVRNYKGAWTPEMRQRAQALGMSEREAVTLASIVEREAKVWSERPTIAAVYHNRLKRGMRLQADPTVQYALGVQRARLLYRDIRSVGENPYNTYTHAGLPPGPIASPSKGAIEATLSPAAADYLYFVARPNGTHVFTRTLAEHNAAKRAAQREARAAARAPGR
- the thiE gene encoding thiamine phosphate synthase; its protein translation is MSGLADRLRLIVVTDPDCGEGRAVLEVVRAALRGGAPAIQLRGKEMAAREMAELARALLAETRAAGALLFVNDRVDVALAAGADGAHVGQDDLPAAAARAIAPPGFLLGVSAEDPELARRAERDGADYVGTGPVYPTGSKAGAGEAVGVGRIAGVAAAVGIPVVGIGGIDAANAAEVVRAGAAGVAVISAVMRAPDPEAATRALLRATEGPHPPP